Proteins found in one Eretmochelys imbricata isolate rEreImb1 chromosome 9, rEreImb1.hap1, whole genome shotgun sequence genomic segment:
- the LXN gene encoding latexin isoform X2 encodes MEMPPTHYPATRAAAVAVNYINYQHGSPSKIFMVQKVTKASREDIPDVGHKYHLKFSIEDLLLKDNAINCTAEILYLLGNQHTAPQVHFTVEGELGKNTNEADNKFYNRIKSLQEPLVAQNIPDNYGNMSPEMEPISHLARVACGYIIWQNSTENTLYNLVHIRDVRQVEIIPWQMQVLWHPQHGVKVIKNSCQPKHAEQD; translated from the exons ATGGAGATGCCCCCGACCCACTACCCGGCGACCAGAGCGGCCGCCGTAGCTGTGAACTACATCAACTACCAGCACGGCAGCCCCAGTAAGATTTTTATGGTGCAGAAGGTGACCAAAGCCAGCAGGGAG GACATTCCTGATGTTGGGCACAAATACCACCTTAAATTTTCAATAGAAGATCTCCTCCTCAAG GACAACGCCATTAACTGCACTGCTGAAATTCTTTATCTTCTGGGCAACCAACATACTGCACCACAAGTGCATTTTACAGTGGAAGGAGAACTTGGGAAGAACACAAATGAAGCAGATAACAAATTTTACAACAGAATCAAGAGCCTTCAAGAACCGTTGGTTGCACAAAATATTCCAG ACAATTATGGCAACATGTCACCAGAAATGGAGCCCATCAGCCATCTAGCCCGGGTGGCCTGTGGTTATATAATATGGCAGAACTCAACTGAAAACACATTGTACAATTTGGTTCATATCAGAGATGTCAGGCAGGTG GAAATTATTCCTTGGCAAATGCAAGTTCTTTGGCATCCACAGCATGGAGTTAAAGTAATAAAGAACAGCTGTCAGCCAAAACATGCAGAGCAGGACTAG
- the LXN gene encoding latexin isoform X1 has translation MEMPPTHYPATRAAAVAVNYINYQHGSPSKIFMVQKVTKASREDIPDVGHKYHLKFSIEDLLLKDNAINCTAEILYLLGNQHTAPQVHFTVEGELGKNTNEADNKFYNRIKSLQEPLVAQNIPDNYGNMSPEMEPISHLARVACGYIIWQNSTENTLYNLVHIRDVRQVKRNDDYLEFDYTVLLHDFVSQEIIPWQMQVLWHPQHGVKVIKNSCQPKHAEQD, from the exons ATGGAGATGCCCCCGACCCACTACCCGGCGACCAGAGCGGCCGCCGTAGCTGTGAACTACATCAACTACCAGCACGGCAGCCCCAGTAAGATTTTTATGGTGCAGAAGGTGACCAAAGCCAGCAGGGAG GACATTCCTGATGTTGGGCACAAATACCACCTTAAATTTTCAATAGAAGATCTCCTCCTCAAG GACAACGCCATTAACTGCACTGCTGAAATTCTTTATCTTCTGGGCAACCAACATACTGCACCACAAGTGCATTTTACAGTGGAAGGAGAACTTGGGAAGAACACAAATGAAGCAGATAACAAATTTTACAACAGAATCAAGAGCCTTCAAGAACCGTTGGTTGCACAAAATATTCCAG ACAATTATGGCAACATGTCACCAGAAATGGAGCCCATCAGCCATCTAGCCCGGGTGGCCTGTGGTTATATAATATGGCAGAACTCAACTGAAAACACATTGTACAATTTGGTTCATATCAGAGATGTCAGGCAGGTG AAAAGAAACGATGATTACTTGGAATTTGACTACACAGTCCTACTTCATGATTTTGTGTCACAG GAAATTATTCCTTGGCAAATGCAAGTTCTTTGGCATCCACAGCATGGAGTTAAAGTAATAAAGAACAGCTGTCAGCCAAAACATGCAGAGCAGGACTAG